The genome window TTTTGGTGAGGCATCACGCAACTATTTGATGGGTCGTGACGACCTTATCCCCTCTTACCTGATGCCTAACTATCGATCGGTGACAGAGACACTGCTGGCCCATATCTATGCGTGTTTTGAACGGTTGGGGCCACTACGCCAGATACGACTGCATGGTGATTGTCACCCTGGCAACATCTTGTGGACGGAGAGTGGTCCGCATTTTGTGGATTTTGATGATTGTCGCATGGGACCGGCGATACAGGATTTGTGGATGCTGCTCTCCGGTGAACGTCATGAACAAGAGTTGCAGCTGGCGGCGCTGATCGATGGTTATAATGAATTTGCTGATTTTGACCCGGTTGAGCTGAACTTAATTGAGCCGTTACGAGCGCTGCGTATGATCCACTATGCAGCCTGGCTGGCGCGGCGCTGGGTCGATCCGGCCTTTAAACAGAATTTCCCTTGGTTTGAAGGTGCACGCTACTGGGAAGAGCACATCCAGGCGCTGCGTGAACAGATTGCGCTTATGGCTGAGCCACCACTGCGCTTGTTATAGCGCGCCCTTTGCTCGAATGAAGCGCGAATATTTTAGGGCGTTTAGCCTGAATAAAGTGTTTATATTGTGCTATCTTTCAGGGGTGATCGCCCGTTGATAAGGAAACCCCGTCCGATGCATGAAAATGAGTTGGTTAATCTAAAGCAGTGGTTGGAGGTGTTGCGCCTTGAACACCGAGACCTTGATGGTGTGATTGACAACATGGCCTACGAGCGAAGCCAGAACCAGCTGCTGTTACGTCGAATGAAAAAACGTAAACTCGTCATTAAAGATCAAATATCTCAGTTAGAGAGCCGCCTTATCCCCGACCTTGATGCATAGTTCGCACGGTTGAATACAAAACGATCACTGCGGCGGCTCTTCCCGTGTAAAGCAATTCCAACGTAGAGAGCACTTCAGGCATTGTATATTTTATAGGGATATAATATTTGAATAATCCACTCTACCGGTACCGTTTAAGCCTCGTCTACTTGATACTCCTCATGTTGTCCGTTGTGCCACTAAAAGCGGCTCAATCGACGGACAGTATCACTGCTCCTTTAGTTATTTCGATAGATAGTAACTATTACCCGCTAACATTTGTAAATGAGCAGGGCGAAGCCGCTGGTCTGCTGGTAGATGTTTGGCATCTATGGGCAGAAAAAACCGGGCACCAGGTAACCTTTCGTGCCTCGACCTGGGAGGGTACCTTGCAAGCTCTGCGTTCGGGTGATGCAGATATTCACTCGGGCCTGTTTAAAAGCGCAGAGCGCGCCACCTGGATCGACTTCTCGTTGCCATTTTATGGTATCAAATCAGCCCTTTTTTACGCCTCTGGTGATGTTGAATATCGTGGCTTGGCCGACCTTAAAGGTGAGCCGGTGGGTGCGGTAAAGGGTGCGTTTCAGGCAAATTATTTGCGAGAGCAGGGTGTATCTAACGTTGTTCTGTTTGATACAAGGCGTGAGATGATTGGCGCGCTGCGTGAGGGGCGCATACAGGCCTTTCTTTCGGAGGTGCCCACTACACAGGCTAAGTTGGATCAACTTTCCCGAGCTGGCGGCATCTCAAGCAGCGATGAAGCGCTCTTTAGCAAGCGTGTTTATGCAGGGGTATTAAAAGGCAATTCGGCGCTGCTTGAGTGGGTGAATGCAGGGCTTTCTGCCATCTCCGGTGAAGAGTTTTCAACACTGGAACGGCGCTGGATCGCTTACCCGGGTTTTCGTTACTTTAAGTCAGCAGAAAAGAGTCTTCTACCGAGTTTGACCCAGAATGAACGCCGCTGGTTAGCAGATCATCCGGTTATTCGCATGGGGGGGGAGCCGGATTGGCCCCCTTTCGATTTTATTGAAAATGGTCAGCACCAAGGGGTTGCAGCGGACTACCTCACTCTGTTGAGCGAACGCCTAGGCGTTGAGTTTGAAATGGTGGCGAATAACCCCTGGGCGGTTACGCTCTCGATGCTGGAAAACAGAGAGATTGATGCGATAGGAGCGATTTGGAAAACCCCAGAGCGAGAGGCGTTTGCACTCTTCACTCCAGCCTATGAACAGCTTTCAGTGGTGCTTTTTACCCGCGCCGACAATATGCAGGTTAAAAGTATTGAGGATTTATATGGTTCCACTGTGGCGGTGGTGCGCGACTTCGCAACTCAAAAATCACTGGCTGCGGATTATCCCGAAATAGAGCAGCTGGAGGTTGATAGTACGCTGGCGGCATTAAAAGCGGTGTCCCAGGGGCAGGCGGATGCTTATATCGGTACCTTGGCTGTTGCGGCATACTTATTGGAAAAACATTTTATTACCAATATCAAGGTGGCTGGCAACACCCCTTTTGAAGTTAGCGGGGTGAGCATGGGCGTGCGCAAGGATTGGCCGATATTGGCTTCAATTCTTGAGAAAGGGCTGGCGAGTATTAGTACAGCGGAGCGGATCGAAATACGCCGTCGCTGGGTCTCCGTGGCACTGCTCGAGCAAATACCACAGCCAACAGTTGAATTAACAGCGGCTGAGGCTGCGTGGTTGGCAGCGCATCCGGTGGTGCGTATCGGAATTGATGCAAACTGGCCACCCATGGAGTTTTTGAGTGATGAAGGAGTCCCTCAAGGGTTGAGTGCCGATTACCTTGCGCTGTTGGCTCAACGCTTGGGAGTTGAGTTTGAAATGGTGGTGTACAGTGATTGGCCCGCCGCTCTGGATATGCTCAAAAATAGAGAGCTGGATGCACTCAGTGGTGTGGTGAAAACCTCTGATCGGGAGCAGTATGCTGAGTTTACTGAGCCTTATAATGAGCTATCAACGGTTATTTTTACCCGCCAGCAACACCCGCCGGTCAGCGGGATTTTAGATTTTAGCAACCGCACCCTCGCCACCGAAAAAGGCTACTCTAGTCACGAACTGTTGCAGCGGGATTATCCGGATATCGCTTTGCGGGTAGTTGATTCAACACTGCAAGCACTCGAAGCCGTATCACAAGGGCGCGCCGATGCCTACATTGGTACCTTAGCCGTGGGCGGTTACCTGCTTGAAAAGCACTTTATTACCAACCTAAAAGTAGCGGCGACCTCCCCCTTTGAGATGGAGGCATTAAGCATCGGTGTGCGAAATGACTGGCCCGAGTTGGTCTCTATTCTGAATAAAGGGCTGGCGACGATTACCACCGCTGAACATATTGATATTCGCCACCGTTGGGTTTCGGTCGATGGGGCGTTCCCTGATCTGTTATCTAAAAATATTAGCCTGACTCAGCGTGAGCGTGAGTGGCTGGCAAAGCACCCACAGATACGCCTAGGTATTGACCCTGCTTGGCAACCTATTGAATTCTTCTCTGAACAAGGGGAGTACCAGGGTATTTCGTCTGAGTATATGGCGTATTTGAGTGAAATTCTGGCTATCAAGATGACTCCCTTGAACGACCTTAGCTGGGAGGAGGTGCTAGAGCAGGTTAAGCGTGGCGAGGTGGATATTTTACCGGCTGTGGCTAAAACTGAAGAAAAAGAGAGATACCTAAATTTTACCGAACCCTATATTAGCTTTCCACTGGTTATTTTCAGTCGCAACGATGCCGCTTATATTAACAGTTTGGATGACCTGAAAGGTCAGCAGGTCATAGTCGAAAAAGGCTACCTGGCCCATGATATTTTGCAGCGTGATTATCCGGCGCTCTCCTTGATCTTGGTATCAACGGCTCAAGAGGCACTGCAACGGCTTGCACAGGGTGAGGGGGATGTCTATGTCGGTAACTTGGTGCAGGCCAGTTATGTTATTGCAGAGGGGGGGTATACCAACCTGAAGGTGGCGGCTCCCACCGGCTATGCTTACGATTTGAGTATCGGTGTGCGTAAAGATTGGCCAGAGTTGATTCCGCTATTGCAGCGAGGCTTGGATACCCTCTCTGCGGAACAGAAAACGGCCATTCAGAAAAAGTGGCTGGCGATTCGTTATGATTTAGGTGTTGATTACCGCCTGGTCTGGCAGGTTGTTTCTGTTGCTGTAATCCTCCTAGTGCTGGTTCTGTTTTGGAACTATTCGGTGCAGCGGCAGAAAAATCGTTTACGGCGTAGTGAAGAGCGCTTTAAATTGGCGATGGCAGCGGCATCTGACGGTATCTGGGACTGGAATATTGTCAGCGGTGAAACCTACTATAGCCCAGCTTATATGCAGATGTTGGGTTATTCGCCGGGTGAGTTGCCATCACAAAATGATACTTGGCAGATGTTGCTGCACCCCGATGATAAAAGCAAGGCGGTGGCGGTGGTGGATGCCGCCATCACCAGTGAGACTTCGCGTTATGAACATGAGTTCCGGCTGCGGGCTAAGGATGGCAGCTACCGCGATATATTGTCCAAGGGGAGCGTGGTTAGTCGGGATGAGCAGGGTAAGGCTTTGCGGGCGGTGGGCACACAGGCAGATATTACCGAAAAGAAGCAGGCACGAGAGCGGTTGCGTAAGCTTTCACTAGCGGTAGAGCAGAGCCCCTCAATGGTTATGATTACAGATCGGCATGGGGTGATTGAGTATGTTAACCCCCAGTTTACTGAAGTGACGGGCTTCACTTCGCAAGAGGCCGTGGGTGCATCGCCATCGCTGTTGAAATCGGGCCTGACCTCTCAAAAAGTATATAAAAAAATGTGGCAGACCATCACCGCAGGTCGCAACTGGTACGGTGATCTGCAAAACCGCAAAAAGAGCGGGGAGGTTTACTGGGAGCGTGAAACAATTTCACCGTTGCGGGGTGATGATGGCGTTATCAAATACTATGTGGCGCTGAAGGAAGATATTACCCAGCGCAAAGCGGTGGAAGAAGATCTACAGGTGTTTCGGCGCTTTGCAGAAACTTCGGGCCAGGGGTTTGGTATCACCACGCTGGGTGGTGAGATTACCTATGTCAATCACACCCTGTGCCAGATGATGAAAGAGCGCTCGGTTGATTCAGTTTGTGGTCAAGACTTTTCCCGTTACTACTCCAAAGAAACCAGTGCCTATTTTCAGCAAGAGGTCATGCCACTTCTTAAAGAGAACAACCAGTGGACCGGTGAGGTGCCTCTACTAACAGCGACCGGCGAGGAAATTCCTACATTGGAAAATCTGTTCGTGATTCGTGATGAACAGGGTAAAGCGCGTTTTTTTGGTAATGTGATTACCGACATTACACTGCAAAAAAGCACCGAACAGGCACTGCACAATGCTAAGGAGCAGGCTGAACAGGCAAGTCGCTTTAAGAGCGAATTTTTGGCCAACATGAGCCATGAAATTCGTAGCCCACTGAATGCAGTGACCGGTATGACCTATCTGCTGCAAAAAACGCCGCTTACCACACGTCAGCAAGACTACCTTGATATTATCCTCTCCTCATCCAACGCTCTCCTAGGTGTTATTAATGATATTCTCGATTTCTCTAAAATCGAGGCGGGACGCCTGGATATAGAGCAGACCCGGTTTTTTCTCGAAGATGTCTTTAAAAACCTCTCAAGTCTTGAGTCACTGCGTGCCTCACAAAAAGATCTGGAAATTATCTTCTCAGTCGATAGCGCGATCCCGCAAGCGCTGATCGGAGATCCACTGCGTCTAGGGCAGGTTTTGATCAACCTGACCAGTAATGCTATCAAGTTTACCGAGCAGGGAGAGATTGTGGTTTCGGTTTCAATGGTAGAGCAGCAAGGTGATCGGATCAGGCTATGTTTTTCTGTTCAGGATAGTGGTATTGGCATCGAACAGGATAAAGCCGCTCAGCTGTTTGAGCCGTTCACGCAGGCGGATGGTTCGACTACACGCCAATACGGTGGTACTGGGCTAGGGTTGGCCATTTGTAAGCAGCTGGTTGAACTGATGAAGGGCTCCATCCATGTAGAGAGTGAAATAGGGCGGGGTAGCCGCTTCTATTTTGAGGCGGAGTTTGCCTCTGCTGATGAGGAAAATAATCAACCATTTTTACTGCCCGCCGCTCTGAGCGGTATGCGAGTTTTGGTGGTAGATGATAACGCCGTTGCAAGAGAGGCGCTGCAATCGATGTTGGAGTCATTTTCATTTAATGTTTCGGCTGTCTCTTCTGGCACAGCCGCGCTTGCAACTTTGGAGCAAGCCAGTGAGGGGTCTGATGGCCACTTTGATCTGGTGCTAATGGATTGGAAAATGCCGGGAATGGATGGTGT of Gammaproteobacteria bacterium contains these proteins:
- a CDS encoding DUF465 domain-containing protein, translated to MHENELVNLKQWLEVLRLEHRDLDGVIDNMAYERSQNQLLLRRMKKRKLVIKDQISQLESRLIPDLDA
- a CDS encoding transporter substrate-binding domain-containing protein encodes the protein MNNPLYRYRLSLVYLILLMLSVVPLKAAQSTDSITAPLVISIDSNYYPLTFVNEQGEAAGLLVDVWHLWAEKTGHQVTFRASTWEGTLQALRSGDADIHSGLFKSAERATWIDFSLPFYGIKSALFYASGDVEYRGLADLKGEPVGAVKGAFQANYLREQGVSNVVLFDTRREMIGALREGRIQAFLSEVPTTQAKLDQLSRAGGISSSDEALFSKRVYAGVLKGNSALLEWVNAGLSAISGEEFSTLERRWIAYPGFRYFKSAEKSLLPSLTQNERRWLADHPVIRMGGEPDWPPFDFIENGQHQGVAADYLTLLSERLGVEFEMVANNPWAVTLSMLENREIDAIGAIWKTPEREAFALFTPAYEQLSVVLFTRADNMQVKSIEDLYGSTVAVVRDFATQKSLAADYPEIEQLEVDSTLAALKAVSQGQADAYIGTLAVAAYLLEKHFITNIKVAGNTPFEVSGVSMGVRKDWPILASILEKGLASISTAERIEIRRRWVSVALLEQIPQPTVELTAAEAAWLAAHPVVRIGIDANWPPMEFLSDEGVPQGLSADYLALLAQRLGVEFEMVVYSDWPAALDMLKNRELDALSGVVKTSDREQYAEFTEPYNELSTVIFTRQQHPPVSGILDFSNRTLATEKGYSSHELLQRDYPDIALRVVDSTLQALEAVSQGRADAYIGTLAVGGYLLEKHFITNLKVAATSPFEMEALSIGVRNDWPELVSILNKGLATITTAEHIDIRHRWVSVDGAFPDLLSKNISLTQREREWLAKHPQIRLGIDPAWQPIEFFSEQGEYQGISSEYMAYLSEILAIKMTPLNDLSWEEVLEQVKRGEVDILPAVAKTEEKERYLNFTEPYISFPLVIFSRNDAAYINSLDDLKGQQVIVEKGYLAHDILQRDYPALSLILVSTAQEALQRLAQGEGDVYVGNLVQASYVIAEGGYTNLKVAAPTGYAYDLSIGVRKDWPELIPLLQRGLDTLSAEQKTAIQKKWLAIRYDLGVDYRLVWQVVSVAVILLVLVLFWNYSVQRQKNRLRRSEERFKLAMAAASDGIWDWNIVSGETYYSPAYMQMLGYSPGELPSQNDTWQMLLHPDDKSKAVAVVDAAITSETSRYEHEFRLRAKDGSYRDILSKGSVVSRDEQGKALRAVGTQADITEKKQARERLRKLSLAVEQSPSMVMITDRHGVIEYVNPQFTEVTGFTSQEAVGASPSLLKSGLTSQKVYKKMWQTITAGRNWYGDLQNRKKSGEVYWERETISPLRGDDGVIKYYVALKEDITQRKAVEEDLQVFRRFAETSGQGFGITTLGGEITYVNHTLCQMMKERSVDSVCGQDFSRYYSKETSAYFQQEVMPLLKENNQWTGEVPLLTATGEEIPTLENLFVIRDEQGKARFFGNVITDITLQKSTEQALHNAKEQAEQASRFKSEFLANMSHEIRSPLNAVTGMTYLLQKTPLTTRQQDYLDIILSSSNALLGVINDILDFSKIEAGRLDIEQTRFFLEDVFKNLSSLESLRASQKDLEIIFSVDSAIPQALIGDPLRLGQVLINLTSNAIKFTEQGEIVVSVSMVEQQGDRIRLCFSVQDSGIGIEQDKAAQLFEPFTQADGSTTRQYGGTGLGLAICKQLVELMKGSIHVESEIGRGSRFYFEAEFASADEENNQPFLLPAALSGMRVLVVDDNAVAREALQSMLESFSFNVSAVSSGTAALATLEQASEGSDGHFDLVLMDWKMPGMDGVEASRLIQQSDWLPKLPMVIMVTAYSREEVMREAHKVGIDGFLVKPVNPSTLFNAIAEAVAPAQDEGVVSVPVAVSTPNLSGTRVLVVEDNAINQRIAREILQGVGVEVEIAANGALAVQAIRNGSFDWVLMDVQMPEMDGYQATRMIRKDKQFDHLPIIAMTAHAMAGDREKCLEAGMDDHLTKPINPEHLFAMLHHWMNGIESGDESKVVPDNSTSKQVDGQLPDTITGVDLSKGLARIGGNQTLFLSLLQEFVADHQGDDRVLENALACGDMLTARRLTHTLRSVAGSIGAASLERCAAALEKVLSSDQHRAAAHTAFLKEFNQVMSSLIEVLGKVSSDDVATSKVQQDTVVDWDEVQALAALLLEGSASAKPCFHQHKRTLAQFSQRGELLLLEEQISDYDYAEAYNTLRLIVVRHGGPLIFKDPADE
- a CDS encoding serine/threonine protein kinase; this encodes MDDAIPYAGLSPDLILQAVESLGILCDGRLLALNSYENRVYQVGVDESIPLIAKFYRPGRWSDAAILEEHTFSQSLMMAEIPVVAPQLMAGTTLHDYSGYRFALFPRQGGRWPELDNLDNLAWLGRFMGRIHRQAGAGRFEHRPSLTVESFGEASRNYLMGRDDLIPSYLMPNYRSVTETLLAHIYACFERLGPLRQIRLHGDCHPGNILWTESGPHFVDFDDCRMGPAIQDLWMLLSGERHEQELQLAALIDGYNEFADFDPVELNLIEPLRALRMIHYAAWLARRWVDPAFKQNFPWFEGARYWEEHIQALREQIALMAEPPLRLL